The proteins below are encoded in one region of Methylobacillus flagellatus KT:
- the proB gene encoding glutamate 5-kinase: protein MTSLLLNAKCLVVKVGSSLVTNNGAGLDKGAIAAWADQIARLVKSGRQVVLVSSGAVAEGMQRLGWKKRPVAINELQAAAAVGQMGLVQMYESCFASHGLHTAQILLTHADLADRKRYLNARTTLRTLLDLGVIPIINENDTVVTDEIRFGDNDTLGSLVANLIEADALVILTDQPGLYSADPRKHPDAQFIQYETAGNPALEKMAGGAGTLIGSGGMLTKILAAKRAARSGAHTVIASGREPDILVRLAQGEVVGTHLKAGQVKTLARKQWLADQLRVAGKVVVDEGAAKALREGGRSLLPIGVMAVEGSFERGEVVSCVNTAGEEIARGLVNYSALETARILRQPSHEIEHILGYIDGPELIHRDNLILV, encoded by the coding sequence ATGACGTCATTGCTATTGAATGCAAAATGCCTGGTCGTGAAGGTAGGCTCCAGTCTGGTGACTAACAACGGCGCTGGCCTGGATAAAGGTGCCATTGCAGCCTGGGCCGATCAGATTGCCCGGCTGGTGAAGTCGGGCCGGCAGGTGGTACTGGTATCCAGCGGTGCCGTGGCGGAAGGCATGCAGCGCCTGGGCTGGAAGAAGCGGCCAGTGGCGATCAACGAGTTGCAGGCTGCTGCAGCCGTTGGGCAAATGGGCTTGGTGCAGATGTACGAGTCCTGCTTTGCTTCCCACGGTTTGCATACTGCCCAGATTCTGCTGACGCATGCAGACTTGGCCGACAGGAAACGCTACCTGAATGCGCGGACGACATTGCGTACCTTGCTGGACTTGGGCGTCATTCCGATCATCAATGAAAATGACACAGTTGTGACCGATGAAATTCGCTTCGGTGACAATGACACCCTGGGATCGCTGGTAGCCAACCTGATCGAAGCGGATGCGCTGGTGATCCTCACCGACCAGCCGGGCTTGTATTCGGCCGATCCGCGCAAGCATCCCGATGCGCAATTCATTCAGTATGAAACTGCTGGCAATCCTGCTCTGGAAAAGATGGCAGGTGGCGCCGGCACCCTGATTGGGAGCGGTGGCATGCTGACCAAGATCCTCGCTGCCAAGCGGGCAGCGCGTAGCGGGGCGCATACTGTCATCGCCTCCGGCCGGGAGCCGGATATCTTGGTGAGGCTGGCGCAAGGCGAGGTGGTAGGCACGCATCTCAAGGCGGGCCAGGTCAAGACCTTGGCTCGCAAGCAATGGCTTGCGGATCAACTGCGTGTTGCCGGCAAGGTCGTGGTGGATGAAGGCGCAGCCAAGGCATTGCGCGAAGGGGGACGCAGCCTGTTGCCGATCGGCGTGATGGCTGTAGAAGGCAGTTTTGAGCGTGGAGAGGTCGTATCCTGTGTGAATACCGCGGGCGAGGAAATCGCGCGCGGATTGGTGAATTACAGTGCGCTAGAGACGGCTCGCATCCTGCGTCAGCCGAGTCACGAAATAGAACATATCCTGGGTTATATCGATGGGCCTGAATTGATTCATCGCGACAACCTGATTCTGGTGTAA
- the cgtA gene encoding Obg family GTPase CgtA yields MKFIDEATIKVYAGDGGNGVATFRREKYEAMGGPNGGDGGRGGSIYMIADRNINTLVDYRYTRVFRAQRGENGRGSDQYGASGEDMVLRVPVGTVVSDKATGQVLTDLAEHGQKVMVAKGGKGGLGNIHFKSSVNRAPRQCTKGDPGEEFELYLELKVLADVGLLGMPNAGKSTFIRSVSAAKPKVADYPFTTLHPNLGVVRVDANRSFVIADVPGLIEGAAEGAGLGHQFLRHLSRTRLLLHLVDLAPFDESVDPVREALAITEELRKYDEALYNKPRWLVLNKVDMLEDSEQKVAEFVQRLGWQGRYFAISALAGIGCRELTYAIMEHVEEASRVEHEAAENTGAASMSGD; encoded by the coding sequence ATGAAGTTTATAGACGAAGCCACAATCAAGGTCTACGCCGGCGATGGCGGCAACGGTGTCGCCACCTTCCGCCGCGAGAAATACGAAGCCATGGGCGGTCCCAATGGCGGGGACGGCGGTCGTGGCGGTTCGATCTACATGATCGCCGACCGCAATATCAACACCCTGGTCGACTATCGCTATACCCGTGTCTTCCGGGCGCAGCGTGGTGAAAACGGCCGCGGGTCTGATCAGTACGGCGCGAGCGGCGAAGATATGGTGTTGAGAGTGCCGGTGGGGACGGTAGTCAGCGACAAGGCGACAGGCCAGGTGCTGACAGACCTAGCGGAGCATGGTCAAAAGGTCATGGTCGCCAAGGGCGGCAAAGGCGGCCTCGGCAACATCCATTTCAAGTCCAGTGTCAACCGCGCTCCGCGCCAATGCACCAAGGGGGATCCCGGCGAGGAGTTTGAGCTTTACCTCGAACTCAAGGTGCTGGCCGATGTCGGTTTGCTTGGCATGCCCAATGCGGGCAAGTCCACCTTCATTCGCTCGGTATCCGCGGCCAAGCCCAAAGTGGCTGACTACCCATTTACCACCCTGCATCCCAACCTTGGGGTCGTGCGCGTGGACGCCAATCGCAGTTTTGTGATTGCAGATGTTCCGGGGCTGATCGAGGGTGCCGCCGAGGGGGCTGGCCTAGGTCACCAATTCCTTCGCCACCTTTCCCGTACCCGCCTGCTGCTGCATTTGGTCGACCTGGCACCATTCGATGAAAGCGTGGATCCAGTACGTGAGGCGTTGGCCATCACGGAAGAGCTGCGCAAGTATGATGAAGCACTCTATAACAAGCCGCGCTGGCTGGTGCTCAATAAGGTGGACATGCTGGAGGACAGCGAGCAGAAAGTGGCCGAGTTCGTCCAGAGATTGGGCTGGCAGGGCCGTTATTTCGCTATTTCCGCATTGGCTGGCATAGGCTGTCGCGAATTGACCTATGCCATCATGGAGCATGTGGAGGAAGCCAGTCGGGTTGAGCATGAAGCGGCGGAAAACACAGGTGCCGCTTCCATGAGCGGGGACTAG
- the rpmA gene encoding 50S ribosomal protein L27 — MAHKKAGGSSRNGRDSNAQRLGVKAFGDQFVSAGSIIVRQRGTKMHPGENVGIGKDHTLFAKVDGKVAFSVKGALGRKLVSIIPA, encoded by the coding sequence ATGGCACACAAAAAAGCAGGCGGTAGTTCCCGTAATGGCCGCGACTCGAATGCCCAGCGACTGGGCGTGAAAGCTTTCGGCGATCAGTTTGTTTCCGCTGGCAGCATCATTGTTCGTCAACGCGGCACCAAGATGCACCCAGGTGAGAATGTCGGCATCGGCAAGGATCATACTTTGTTCGCTAAGGTCGATGGCAAGGTGGCTTTCTCCGTGAAAGGCGCGTTGGGTCGCAAGCTGGTCAGCATCATTCCAGCGTAA
- the rplU gene encoding 50S ribosomal protein L21, with amino-acid sequence MYAVIKTGGKQYRVAAGDKLKVEKLAGEVGSEITLDKVLLVSDGDNTTIGSPLVQGASVQAKVVAHGRGDKVLIFKMRRRKHYRKTQGHRQSFTEIQIEKIAAK; translated from the coding sequence ATGTATGCAGTTATCAAGACTGGTGGCAAACAATATCGCGTAGCCGCTGGTGACAAGCTTAAGGTAGAAAAGTTGGCGGGCGAAGTCGGCAGCGAAATCACCCTCGACAAGGTATTGTTGGTTTCTGATGGTGACAATACCACCATTGGTTCTCCTCTGGTTCAAGGTGCGAGCGTACAGGCCAAGGTTGTGGCTCATGGCCGCGGTGATAAGGTATTGATCTTCAAGATGCGCCGCCGCAAGCACTATCGCAAGACTCAAGGCCACCGCCAGAGTTTTACCGAAATCCAGATTGAAAAGATTGCTGCTAAGTAA
- the ispB gene encoding octaprenyl diphosphate synthase yields MSLAFIQSCIAEDMQKVDAVIRKALHSDVVLINQVADYIINSGGKRLRPTLVLLSAGAFGRIEAKHHELAAIIELIHTSTLLHDDVVDESSLRRGKATANTLFGNAASVLVGDFIYSRTFQMMVGIQSMRVMEVLSDATNTIAEGEVLQLLNVHDADITDEAYLRVIHYKTAKLFEAATRLGAIICGTDAQDEAAMAEYGMRLGTAFQLVDDVLDLSGDSSEIGKNLGDDLAEGKPTLPLLYAMRHGTEAQHEIIRNSIEKGGLQELPAVVEAVKATGALEHVRELAKAEAAAGCAAIMHLPESTYKEALLRLADFAVSRRY; encoded by the coding sequence GTGTCCCTAGCTTTTATTCAATCGTGCATCGCAGAAGACATGCAAAAGGTCGATGCGGTGATTCGCAAAGCCCTGCATTCCGATGTCGTCCTGATCAACCAGGTCGCCGATTATATTATCAACAGTGGCGGCAAGCGCCTGCGACCCACCCTGGTACTGTTATCGGCTGGTGCATTCGGGCGCATTGAAGCAAAACACCATGAGCTGGCAGCCATTATCGAGCTGATCCATACCTCGACTCTGCTTCATGATGACGTGGTGGACGAATCCTCGTTGCGCCGCGGCAAGGCAACAGCAAACACCTTGTTCGGCAATGCGGCAAGTGTGCTGGTCGGTGATTTCATCTACTCCCGCACCTTCCAGATGATGGTCGGCATCCAGAGCATGCGCGTGATGGAAGTGCTATCTGACGCGACCAACACGATTGCGGAAGGCGAAGTGCTGCAACTGCTCAATGTGCATGATGCGGACATCACCGATGAAGCCTACCTGAGAGTCATCCACTACAAGACAGCAAAGCTGTTCGAAGCCGCGACAAGACTTGGCGCCATCATTTGCGGCACCGACGCCCAGGATGAAGCCGCGATGGCAGAGTACGGCATGCGTCTGGGCACGGCGTTCCAACTGGTTGACGATGTATTGGACCTGAGCGGCGACAGTAGCGAGATCGGCAAGAACCTCGGCGACGACCTCGCAGAAGGGAAGCCCACACTTCCCTTGCTATACGCCATGCGCCACGGCACAGAAGCCCAGCACGAGATTATCCGCAACTCAATTGAAAAGGGTGGGCTGCAGGAATTGCCGGCAGTGGTCGAGGCAGTGAAGGCAACAGGCGCACTGGAGCACGTTCGGGAGCTCGCCAAGGCAGAGGCCGCCGCCGGGTGCGCGGCCATCATGCACTTGCCTGAGTCCACCTACAAGGAGGCATTGCTGCGCCTTGCCGACTTCGCTGTCTCCCGGCGCTACTGA
- a CDS encoding TolC family protein: MMQHRQSSLVMLCCQALAWLSLSGMSPALAWAASGMEALGPVMPEQLPNDIDLNAMSRNKATTLEEDYANARRQYGLSVPERFRLNLDEALAQSREQEIFLPKGVEHGLTIADVRARALQNNLSLKVVQFDQQIAQSVLGAERAKFDNIIYASLQRRREDRPLTSGDIVQIKSEDPLLDGQLAKLDKAEQQIDYLDGEAGVAIPLRTGGVVRVSTPFERKLTEGVLGSDQYRRATRFSISQPLLRNAGVKVNEASIRIADLDRQAVDAKTRLQSIRVVSLIDKAYWELYAAWAELDVRRQQYELAARNLDMVRRKVEEGLVAGIEASRAEIGVSDRIEALILAKTRLQLTQRQLLFLLNDPQYAIDSDALIRPQSEPILMHYEFDKDRLISSAMQGRLELLELELKLAADLNRVEYLQNQTLPLFTLDYSYGALSSGENSLSRAYDSPFDNRFSDWSVGLRFELPMTNEARRNQLQQAVQQRMQRLATKELQILTVKREIHDAVDRAEQHWQRIIAARQQVMLAGVNYDGELKQFNEGLRNMTEVLEMLSRLGESQIKEIRAMVDYQAALIDIAYATGTLLGYGQVELGS; the protein is encoded by the coding sequence ATGATGCAACATAGGCAGTCGAGTTTGGTGATGCTCTGTTGTCAGGCGTTGGCCTGGCTCAGTCTGTCAGGCATGTCGCCAGCCCTGGCCTGGGCAGCGTCCGGCATGGAAGCGCTGGGGCCTGTCATGCCTGAGCAGCTGCCAAATGACATTGATTTGAATGCCATGAGCCGGAACAAGGCAACAACGCTCGAAGAAGACTACGCAAATGCGCGGCGGCAGTATGGATTGTCGGTTCCCGAGCGGTTCCGTCTGAACCTGGATGAGGCATTGGCGCAAAGTCGTGAGCAGGAAATATTCTTGCCAAAAGGGGTTGAACATGGGTTGACGATTGCAGATGTCAGGGCTCGGGCCTTGCAGAACAATCTTTCTTTGAAGGTTGTGCAATTCGATCAGCAAATTGCGCAAAGCGTATTGGGCGCGGAGCGTGCAAAGTTCGACAATATTATCTATGCCAGTTTGCAACGTAGGCGTGAGGATCGGCCGTTGACCAGTGGTGACATCGTGCAGATCAAGTCCGAGGACCCCCTCTTGGATGGACAGCTCGCCAAGTTAGACAAGGCCGAACAGCAGATTGACTATCTGGACGGCGAAGCCGGGGTTGCCATTCCGCTCAGAACCGGGGGAGTGGTGAGGGTGAGCACCCCCTTCGAGCGTAAACTGACGGAAGGCGTACTAGGCTCAGACCAGTACCGTCGCGCAACACGCTTTTCGATCAGCCAGCCTTTGCTGCGCAATGCCGGGGTCAAGGTCAATGAAGCCAGCATCCGCATTGCCGATCTGGACCGACAGGCGGTGGATGCCAAGACGCGGTTGCAGTCCATCCGCGTGGTATCGTTGATCGACAAGGCTTATTGGGAGCTCTATGCCGCTTGGGCTGAGCTGGATGTCCGGCGCCAGCAATATGAGCTAGCGGCGCGTAATCTCGATATGGTGCGCCGCAAGGTGGAGGAGGGACTGGTCGCGGGCATTGAAGCCAGTCGCGCCGAAATCGGCGTTTCGGACCGGATAGAGGCCTTGATCCTTGCCAAGACCCGGTTGCAGCTCACCCAGCGACAATTGCTATTCCTGCTCAATGATCCCCAATATGCCATAGACAGCGATGCACTGATCCGTCCCCAATCCGAGCCTATCCTCATGCATTACGAATTTGACAAGGATAGGCTGATCTCGTCCGCCATGCAGGGCCGGCTCGAATTGCTGGAGCTGGAGTTGAAGCTCGCCGCAGACCTCAACAGGGTGGAGTACCTGCAAAACCAGACCTTGCCGTTGTTTACCCTGGATTACAGCTATGGTGCCTTGTCTTCTGGCGAGAACAGCCTGTCGAGGGCGTACGACAGTCCATTCGACAACCGCTTCAGTGATTGGTCCGTAGGCTTGCGTTTCGAACTGCCCATGACGAACGAAGCGCGACGCAATCAATTGCAGCAGGCGGTGCAGCAGCGTATGCAGCGCTTAGCGACCAAAGAGTTGCAGATATTGACGGTCAAGAGGGAAATCCATGATGCGGTTGACCGGGCTGAGCAGCATTGGCAGCGCATCATTGCAGCGCGGCAGCAGGTGATGCTGGCAGGCGTTAATTACGATGGCGAACTCAAGCAATTCAATGAAGGGCTGCGGAATATGACCGAGGTGCTGGAAATGCTGAGCCGCCTAGGGGAGTCGCAGATCAAGGAAATACGTGCCATGGTGGATTACCAGGCCGCGTTGATCGACATTGCATATGCTACCGGGACCCTATTGGGTTATGGCCAGGTGGAACTAGGCTCTTGA
- a CDS encoding HlyD family secretion protein produces the protein MTPDVIHNQQFSQYTVTPRLVKRILLWVVVSCFIVPTLILFLPWQQNVQAMGAVTAFAPLERRQSVDAPVGGVIRQWFVREGSRVNAGDPLLEISDVDPRFKERLAAQRQTVAAKLKAKQDELQAYEVQLQNLLAVRQARIAAVDYGLNVAQQKVVAAGESVASAQATLDAADFQVSRMQRLVQEGLVSRRDVELAERDRAVALRNVNSAKAALDSARAEEKAATASQAQVRAETQANIDASRALISKISSEVADTQNELTSLEISLARQESQLVRAPRAGTVFRLPVNSQSQVISQGQPLLVIIPDTEQRAVELMVKGLDAALILPGSRVRLEFEGWPALQISGWPNVAIGTFGGKVAFVDASDDGTGRFRVMVVPDESVQKWPSERFLRQGSSARGWILLEEVSIGYEIWRVLNGFPPRVPQPAANAAQGA, from the coding sequence TCTCACAATATACGGTCACGCCCAGGCTGGTGAAGCGCATCCTGCTCTGGGTTGTGGTGTCGTGTTTTATCGTACCGACCTTAATATTGTTCCTCCCTTGGCAGCAAAATGTGCAAGCCATGGGCGCCGTGACCGCATTTGCACCACTGGAAAGGCGCCAAAGCGTGGATGCCCCGGTGGGCGGCGTGATCAGGCAGTGGTTCGTGCGCGAGGGGTCGCGCGTCAACGCTGGGGATCCCTTGCTTGAAATCAGCGATGTCGATCCTAGGTTCAAGGAAAGGCTGGCGGCACAACGTCAGACTGTCGCTGCTAAGCTGAAGGCCAAGCAGGATGAGCTGCAGGCTTATGAAGTACAGTTGCAGAACTTGCTGGCTGTGCGTCAAGCCAGGATAGCGGCCGTGGATTATGGCCTGAATGTTGCCCAGCAGAAAGTCGTGGCCGCCGGTGAGAGCGTTGCATCCGCCCAGGCTACGTTGGATGCAGCCGATTTCCAGGTGAGCAGGATGCAGCGCCTGGTACAGGAGGGGCTGGTTTCCAGGCGCGATGTAGAATTAGCCGAGCGGGACAGGGCGGTAGCGCTTCGTAACGTGAATAGCGCCAAGGCCGCACTGGACTCGGCACGTGCCGAGGAAAAAGCTGCAACAGCCAGCCAGGCGCAGGTCAGGGCCGAGACCCAGGCTAATATTGATGCCAGTCGCGCCCTGATCAGCAAGATCAGTTCGGAGGTGGCCGATACCCAGAACGAATTGACCAGTCTTGAGATCAGCCTTGCTCGCCAGGAGTCGCAATTGGTACGGGCACCGCGCGCAGGCACCGTGTTCAGGTTGCCGGTCAATTCCCAATCGCAAGTGATCAGTCAAGGGCAGCCATTGCTGGTGATTATTCCTGACACAGAGCAGCGCGCGGTGGAATTGATGGTGAAGGGCCTGGATGCTGCGCTGATACTTCCAGGTAGCCGCGTCAGGTTGGAATTCGAAGGCTGGCCAGCGTTGCAGATCTCCGGGTGGCCCAATGTTGCGATCGGCACATTTGGCGGCAAAGTAGCCTTTGTCGATGCCAGCGATGACGGCACCGGGCGTTTCCGGGTCATGGTGGTGCCTGATGAAAGTGTGCAGAAATGGCCTTCCGAGCGTTTCTTGAGGCAAGGAAGTTCCGCCCGAGGCTGGATACTGCTAGAGGAGGTTTCGATTGGTTATGAAATCTGGCGCGTGCTGAATGGTTTCCCTCCGCGTGTTCCGCAGCCTGCCGCTAATGCTGCCCAGGGAGCCTGA